One window of Camelina sativa cultivar DH55 chromosome 4, Cs, whole genome shotgun sequence genomic DNA carries:
- the LOC104781732 gene encoding OPA3-like protein, translated as MSQPKSLVQQTMVLPLLKLGTLALRTICKPIANRLKKEAGVHPRFRQFIINIAQANHRFTTKLQRRASGRVTDAVIRPLNEERAVQAAADLLGELFAFTVAGGALVYEVQRNARGEAKKEEKRQQELAEIRQKHEKMEKEIEEVKQRCSLLHEELSKPLNEQISKPPNEEVLKPRGFAWLFNYMCWQSTTDQKIPVTELKTS; from the exons ATGAGCCAGCCGAAGTCTCTGGTGCAACAGACCATGGTCCTGCCGCTTCTGAAGCTAGGAACCCTAGCTCTTCGAACTATCTGCAAACCCATCGCTAATCGCCTTAAAAAAGAAGCTGGTGTTCACCCCAGATTCCGtcaattcatcatcaacattgCACAG GCGAATCACAGATTTACAACAAAGTTACAAAGACGTGCTTCTGGTCGTGTGACTGATGCAGTTATTCGCCCTTTAAACGAAGAGCGAGCTGTTCAAGCCGCTGCTGATCTTCTTGGGGAACTCTTCGCCTTCACG GTTGCAGGTGGGGCTCTTGTCTACGAGGTGCAGAGAAATGCTAGAGGAGAAgcgaaaaaagaagagaagagacaacAAGAACTAGCT GAAATCAGACAAAAAcatgagaagatggagaaagaaaTTGAAGAGGTGAAACAAAGATGCAGCTTGCTTCATGAAGAGCTTTCTAAGCCGCTTAATGAACAGATTTCTAAGCCCCCTAATGAAGAGGTTCTTAAGCCAAGAGGGTTTGCTTGGCTCTTCAACTACATGTGCTGGCAGAGTACTACTGATCAGAAGATACCCGTAACAGAACTAAAAACCTCATAG